The following proteins are encoded in a genomic region of Sneathiella marina:
- a CDS encoding cyclic nucleotide-binding domain-containing protein — protein sequence MRSADLPEVRSIHLFQAMEEETFDSIVKAAYFQTFPDHVVLIEEGDPADFLYVVVEGCVELYASANGRETTMAMVSPVGTFILAAVLKDAVHLMSARTSQRSRILMIPSEDIRAAFVKDPAFAGAIIQELANCYRSVVKEHKNLKLRTGVERLANRLLRYHNDQGCHGFLLLPHDKRTLASLLGMAPENLSRAFNTLKPYGVTVDGAKVHLGDISALEALAKPSQLIDARSV from the coding sequence ATGCGATCCGCTGACTTACCAGAAGTACGGTCTATTCACCTCTTCCAGGCCATGGAGGAGGAGACATTTGATTCCATTGTCAAGGCCGCCTATTTCCAGACTTTTCCAGATCATGTCGTACTTATTGAGGAAGGCGATCCGGCAGATTTCCTCTATGTTGTCGTCGAAGGATGTGTCGAGCTGTACGCCTCTGCGAATGGCCGGGAAACCACGATGGCGATGGTGTCTCCAGTTGGGACTTTTATTCTTGCAGCAGTCTTGAAGGATGCCGTGCATCTGATGTCAGCACGCACTAGTCAGCGATCTCGTATCTTAATGATCCCTTCAGAAGATATCCGTGCCGCCTTCGTCAAGGATCCCGCCTTTGCCGGAGCAATCATTCAGGAATTGGCAAACTGCTATCGTTCTGTGGTCAAGGAGCATAAAAACCTAAAGCTCCGAACAGGCGTCGAACGACTGGCAAACCGGTTGCTGCGCTATCATAATGACCAGGGCTGTCATGGCTTCCTGTTACTTCCCCATGATAAACGAACACTGGCCTCTCTTTTGGGAATGGCACCTGAAAATCTCTCCCGAGCTTTCAACACCTTGAAGCCTTATGGCGTAACCGTCGACGGAGCAAAGGTACATCTTGGCGACATCTCCGCCCTTGAAGCTCTTGCAAAACCGAGCCAGCTCATCGACGCCCGATCAGTGTAG
- the purU gene encoding formyltetrahydrofolate deformylase, translating into MTTIVKINCADRTGIVSRLSSLLSELGCNILESSQFFQPDTGTKREDGTGQFFMRLDCSTAGVKLADLQDSLDRFRDEFSANVLIASSQQIVPTILMVSKFDHCLQDILYRVQTETLPIKIVAAVSNHPDARATIERLGIPFHLWPVTKENKSEQEAKLDELVVRTGAELIVLARYMQILSDEFSSKYFGKIINIHHSFLPAFKGAKPYHKAWDRGVKHIGATAHYVTPDLDEGPIIEQGTERVNHACDPDELVSRGRDIESRVLSRAIKLHAEERVFVNGSRTVVFEQ; encoded by the coding sequence ATGACGACAATAGTTAAAATAAATTGCGCTGATCGCACGGGAATTGTTTCCAGATTATCAAGCCTGTTAAGTGAACTGGGCTGTAATATCTTGGAAAGTTCACAGTTTTTTCAACCGGATACAGGCACGAAGCGGGAGGATGGAACCGGGCAGTTTTTCATGCGTCTTGACTGTAGTACGGCAGGCGTCAAACTAGCTGATCTGCAAGATAGTCTGGACAGGTTCCGAGATGAATTTTCAGCAAATGTGCTCATCGCGTCTTCCCAACAAATAGTACCAACGATCCTGATGGTCTCAAAATTCGATCACTGTCTTCAGGATATATTGTATCGCGTACAGACAGAAACCCTGCCGATAAAAATTGTTGCTGCTGTTTCCAACCATCCGGATGCGCGGGCAACCATCGAAAGGCTTGGCATCCCATTTCACCTTTGGCCTGTTACAAAGGAAAACAAGTCTGAGCAGGAAGCAAAGCTCGATGAACTGGTTGTCAGAACGGGCGCGGAGTTAATTGTGCTGGCGCGTTATATGCAAATATTGTCTGACGAATTCAGCTCTAAATATTTCGGTAAAATCATCAATATCCATCATTCGTTTCTACCGGCCTTCAAAGGGGCGAAACCCTATCATAAGGCCTGGGATAGGGGAGTGAAGCATATTGGCGCAACGGCGCATTATGTTACCCCCGATCTGGATGAAGGGCCTATAATTGAGCAGGGGACGGAGCGGGTAAATCACGCCTGTGATCCGGACGAGCTTGTCAGTCGTGGCCGAGATATTGAATCTCGGGTTCTCTCCCGTGCCATAAAATTACATGCAGAAGAACGGGTGTTTGTAAACGGTAGCCGTACGGTGGTATTTGAACAATAA
- a CDS encoding ABC transporter ATP-binding protein — MSAPLLSVQDLEVVFQIDGMEVPVVRNLSFDVAYGETLGIVGESGCGKSMTALAVMGLVPNPPGRISRGKILLEGKDLVQASEAALQQIRGNDISMVFQEPMTSLNPVFSVGEQIAETARAHFGIRRSEARDRAIEMLRLVGIPSPEKRIDDYPHQLSGGMRQRVMIAISLICEPKLLIADEPTTALDVTVQAQIFDLFRGLQEKTKTAIILITHDIGVVAEMTDRVMVMYAGRKIEEGPVVDFIRTPRHPYTQGLISCIPTLQVDPADNPDALFEIPGVVPSAAELARVGCAFAPRCAQVLDRCRAEFPPTKFMSKNRSVACWLDTEDTA; from the coding sequence ATGAGCGCCCCATTGCTATCTGTACAGGATCTGGAAGTGGTTTTTCAGATAGACGGAATGGAAGTCCCCGTTGTACGCAATCTCAGCTTCGATGTCGCGTATGGTGAGACATTGGGCATAGTCGGTGAATCGGGGTGCGGGAAGAGCATGACAGCACTTGCGGTCATGGGGCTGGTTCCAAATCCTCCGGGCCGAATATCTCGCGGAAAAATCCTGTTGGAGGGGAAAGATCTTGTGCAGGCCAGCGAAGCCGCACTTCAGCAAATAAGGGGCAACGACATTTCCATGGTTTTTCAGGAACCCATGACGTCACTTAACCCTGTATTCTCTGTCGGAGAACAGATCGCTGAAACCGCGCGTGCGCATTTTGGTATCCGACGGTCAGAGGCACGGGATCGGGCAATTGAGATGTTACGTCTGGTTGGTATCCCTTCCCCTGAAAAACGTATTGATGATTATCCACATCAACTATCAGGTGGGATGCGTCAACGGGTAATGATCGCTATTTCACTGATATGCGAGCCCAAATTGCTGATCGCGGACGAGCCGACGACAGCTCTTGATGTTACAGTTCAAGCACAGATATTTGATCTCTTTCGAGGCCTTCAGGAAAAGACCAAAACAGCTATCATCCTTATCACCCATGACATAGGTGTCGTGGCGGAAATGACGGACCGGGTCATGGTGATGTATGCCGGCCGCAAGATAGAGGAAGGACCCGTGGTTGACTTTATACGTACACCACGCCATCCCTATACACAGGGCCTCATATCCTGTATCCCGACGTTGCAGGTTGATCCAGCAGACAATCCTGATGCATTGTTCGAGATACCGGGGGTGGTCCCAAGTGCCGCTGAATTGGCACGTGTCGGTTGCGCCTTCGCACCGCGCTGCGCTCAAGTTTTAGATCGATGCCGGGCCGAATTTCCTCCAACAAAGTTTATGTCGAAGAACCGATCTGTCGCCTGTTGGCTGGATACGGAGGATACTGCATGA
- a CDS encoding helix-turn-helix domain-containing protein — MQSKQHEISDEEVSANSQIPVGQQIRELRRARGLTLTDMKNVTGRSVGNLSEMERGVSPITIEALDAIALALDVSINWFFSGTAVAAPEERDVVVRRSARREINLSQAGTREELLSPNLKGQLELILTTFSPGAGTGDAGRARKGEEGGMIISGTLELSVNGKSYVLEEGDSFQMLGAGKHWCHNPGDVDTVVVWAISPATY, encoded by the coding sequence ATGCAATCAAAACAACATGAAATTTCAGATGAAGAAGTAAGCGCAAATTCGCAAATTCCAGTTGGACAGCAAATCCGCGAATTGCGTCGTGCTCGCGGATTGACACTGACCGATATGAAAAATGTCACCGGCCGGTCAGTCGGCAATCTGAGTGAAATGGAACGCGGTGTCAGTCCAATTACCATTGAAGCGCTGGATGCCATCGCCCTCGCCCTTGATGTATCGATTAATTGGTTTTTCAGCGGTACCGCCGTCGCCGCACCGGAAGAACGCGATGTAGTGGTAAGGCGCTCGGCACGTCGTGAGATCAATCTCAGTCAAGCCGGCACCCGGGAAGAATTATTATCGCCTAATCTTAAGGGACAGCTTGAGTTGATCCTGACAACATTTTCACCAGGTGCTGGTACCGGCGATGCAGGCCGTGCTCGCAAAGGGGAAGAAGGCGGCATGATAATCTCCGGTACGCTGGAACTTAGTGTCAATGGCAAGTCATATGTCCTTGAGGAAGGAGATAGTTTTCAGATGCTCGGTGCTGGCAAGCATTGGTGCCATAATCCAGGAGATGTCGATACTGTGGTCGTCTGGGCCATCAGCCCCGCAACCTATTAG
- a CDS encoding ABC transporter permease, whose amino-acid sequence MTDQSLSDFDVDSSQKPVSPARQTWKMFRSNQSAVAGLTLLVFVLLFSLVGPIVYSVAPTDMVWMPLTPPGASEYLLGTDYLGRDILAGLINGGRITLTIGASAAVLTVLIGVTIGALAGYYGGWVDNLLMRITEFFQVLPNLLLAMVVVMLFSATLTNIAIAIGIVSWTSTARLTRAEFLRLREMDYVRAERAIGAKNRRMIWAVILPNAAPPLIVSAALSIGTAILFEAGLAFLGLSDPNNMSWGRMIGDNRPYILDSWWGVTFPGIAIFLTVLAISLVGDGLNDALNPKLRKR is encoded by the coding sequence ATGACCGACCAATCCCTTAGTGATTTTGATGTAGATTCCTCGCAAAAACCCGTCTCACCGGCACGCCAGACTTGGAAGATGTTTCGTAGCAACCAGTCTGCAGTCGCCGGATTGACACTACTGGTCTTCGTGCTCCTGTTCTCGCTAGTCGGCCCGATCGTTTATTCGGTTGCCCCCACCGATATGGTTTGGATGCCGCTAACGCCACCAGGTGCATCGGAATACCTGCTTGGCACTGATTACCTTGGGCGGGACATTCTCGCAGGGTTAATCAATGGCGGACGAATTACCCTTACAATTGGTGCGTCGGCTGCGGTACTGACAGTTTTGATCGGCGTGACAATTGGTGCGTTAGCTGGTTACTACGGAGGTTGGGTCGATAATCTGCTGATGCGGATCACTGAATTTTTTCAGGTTTTGCCCAATCTTCTTTTGGCGATGGTAGTCGTGATGCTTTTCTCTGCCACATTAACCAATATCGCAATTGCCATTGGTATTGTCTCCTGGACCAGCACAGCCCGGCTCACTCGGGCAGAATTTCTGCGCTTGCGTGAGATGGATTATGTACGCGCGGAACGAGCCATCGGCGCTAAAAACCGGCGGATGATCTGGGCGGTGATCCTGCCGAACGCAGCACCACCGCTCATTGTATCGGCTGCCCTTAGTATCGGCACGGCGATCCTGTTTGAGGCGGGGCTCGCATTCCTCGGTCTAAGTGATCCCAACAATATGAGCTGGGGCCGCATGATTGGCGACAACCGGCCTTATATTCTTGATAGCTGGTGGGGGGTTACTTTCCCTGGTATCGCCATTTTTCTGACGGTTCTAGCCATAAGCTTGGTCGGCGACGGGCTGAATGACGCCTTAAACCCAAAATTGAGGAAAAGGTAA
- a CDS encoding amidohydrolase produces MSEITVFTAKNIRTMNPPMPEASAVAVRDGQIIEVGTLETLKPWLDAHPHSIDHRFADKILMPGFIDPHLHPSLGAILLSCHFITAMEWKLPDRTCAPVRSHVAYITRLQEINESIDDPTEPLITWGYHKIWHGEVYKEALNAISTTRPIFVWQRSFHEIIANDAAIEWMGLDREDLERHPQIDLATGRFYETGLAIATKAMNMHLFQPERFKHGLELVKKAIHHGGHTTIGEMAYPLLDDEIEWHFLSEALERDDVPFRMQIIPRGALRGTWEGSADEEVARVESYASRGSHRLQFGNGIKLFTDGGFFAELMQMQDPGFIDGHHGEWLMAPEMFEALARAFWNSGKRIHVHCTGDLGVELALDTLEKLQFERPRINHRFTIEHFGVSTPEQVRRIADLGALVSANVYYVHELGEAYWQHSIGYERASQMARLGTLAQYGVTTALHSDFTMAPALPLNSAWVAVNRIAESGAVLGPEERIDLDAAMRAITIDAAYVIGMEHEIGSIRAGKKADFTVLDMDPWETPVEQLKDIPIWGTVFEGQPFPIDK; encoded by the coding sequence ATGAGCGAAATTACAGTCTTTACTGCAAAAAACATCCGTACAATGAACCCACCGATGCCAGAAGCCAGTGCGGTTGCTGTCCGGGATGGACAGATCATTGAAGTGGGCACCTTGGAAACGCTGAAACCATGGCTTGACGCGCATCCTCACAGCATTGACCACCGTTTTGCAGACAAAATTTTAATGCCCGGGTTTATTGACCCTCATCTCCATCCGTCTTTGGGGGCGATATTGCTATCGTGTCATTTCATCACGGCAATGGAATGGAAGCTACCGGACCGTACTTGCGCCCCTGTCCGAAGTCACGTTGCGTATATTACTCGTTTACAAGAAATCAACGAAAGCATAGATGATCCGACGGAACCGCTGATTACCTGGGGGTACCATAAAATCTGGCATGGTGAAGTTTACAAAGAGGCGCTGAACGCGATATCCACCACCCGTCCCATTTTTGTTTGGCAACGTTCTTTTCACGAAATTATCGCAAACGACGCGGCGATTGAATGGATGGGGTTAGATCGTGAAGATCTTGAACGGCACCCGCAAATTGACCTCGCGACCGGTCGCTTTTATGAAACTGGACTTGCCATTGCGACTAAGGCAATGAACATGCATCTTTTTCAGCCTGAACGTTTCAAGCACGGACTGGAACTTGTAAAGAAGGCTATTCATCATGGAGGTCATACGACTATTGGAGAAATGGCCTATCCCCTGTTGGATGATGAGATCGAATGGCATTTCCTGAGTGAAGCACTGGAACGTGATGACGTTCCTTTCCGTATGCAAATTATTCCCCGTGGCGCTCTTCGTGGTACCTGGGAAGGATCCGCCGATGAAGAAGTCGCGCGTGTGGAAAGCTATGCATCGCGCGGAAGTCACCGTTTACAATTCGGCAATGGTATCAAACTTTTTACCGACGGAGGTTTCTTTGCCGAACTGATGCAGATGCAAGATCCAGGTTTCATCGACGGCCATCACGGAGAATGGCTCATGGCGCCTGAGATGTTTGAAGCTTTGGCACGGGCTTTCTGGAATTCAGGTAAGCGTATACATGTGCATTGTACCGGTGATCTCGGCGTTGAGCTGGCGCTCGACACGTTGGAAAAACTACAGTTTGAGCGACCGCGTATTAATCACCGCTTTACGATTGAACATTTTGGTGTTTCGACACCAGAGCAGGTCCGTCGCATAGCGGACCTTGGAGCGCTGGTTTCCGCCAATGTTTATTATGTTCATGAATTGGGAGAAGCCTATTGGCAACATTCAATTGGGTACGAACGAGCGTCACAAATGGCGAGGCTTGGTACTCTAGCGCAATATGGCGTGACGACGGCTTTGCATTCCGACTTTACAATGGCGCCTGCATTGCCGCTTAATTCTGCTTGGGTTGCTGTCAATCGGATTGCTGAATCAGGTGCCGTTCTGGGACCGGAAGAACGCATAGATTTGGATGCCGCCATGCGGGCGATCACAATCGATGCCGCTTATGTCATCGGCATGGAGCATGAAATTGGTTCTATTCGCGCCGGGAAGAAAGCCGATTTTACGGTTCTTGATATGGATCCCTGGGAAACACCCGTAGAACAACTCAAAGATATTCCTATTTGGGGTACTGTCTTCGAAGGACAACCCTTTCCCATTGACAAATGA
- a CDS encoding ABC transporter ATP-binding protein — MINSPSLLDVEDLKVHFPTRDGATVHAVDGVSFSIDRGVAFGLVGESGSGKTTTALACVRLVDPTAGQVSLDGEDITHLGGDSLRQMRRKMQIVFQDPYASLNPRERVGSIVERPLKLMKMGTARERAARVAELFEIVGLRPEQQSLFPHQFSGGQRQRIGIARALATQPDLIVCDEPVSALDVAIQAQVLNLLARLKAEFELTYLFISHDLAVVQHICDEIAVMYLGQIVERGSKQEIFRNPLHPYTKALISAVPSADSLGKPKGERIMLEGDPPSPISLPKGCRFASRCPFVTPACEEEAPALQNISPEHSVACLRVDPVGNFN; from the coding sequence ATGATAAATTCCCCATCCCTTTTGGACGTCGAGGATCTCAAGGTCCATTTCCCAACGCGTGACGGCGCTACTGTTCATGCGGTGGACGGAGTTTCTTTTTCCATTGACCGCGGGGTCGCTTTTGGCCTGGTTGGCGAAAGTGGATCAGGTAAGACAACAACGGCGCTTGCCTGCGTGCGGCTGGTTGATCCGACAGCAGGGCAGGTCTCTCTCGATGGGGAGGATATTACACATCTTGGTGGTGATTCTCTTCGCCAGATGCGGCGAAAGATGCAAATTGTCTTTCAGGATCCTTACGCATCCCTTAACCCTCGAGAGCGCGTCGGCTCAATTGTTGAACGACCGCTAAAACTGATGAAAATGGGTACTGCTCGAGAGCGGGCTGCCCGGGTGGCAGAACTTTTCGAAATAGTTGGTTTACGGCCGGAACAGCAATCACTTTTTCCACATCAGTTTTCCGGTGGACAGAGACAGCGCATCGGTATCGCTCGTGCCCTCGCGACACAGCCAGATCTTATTGTCTGTGATGAGCCTGTATCAGCCCTTGATGTGGCTATTCAAGCCCAGGTTTTAAATCTGCTCGCCCGGCTAAAGGCAGAATTTGAGCTAACCTATCTCTTTATCAGCCATGATCTCGCGGTAGTGCAGCATATCTGCGATGAAATAGCGGTGATGTATCTTGGCCAAATTGTTGAGCGCGGCTCCAAACAGGAGATTTTTCGTAACCCCCTGCACCCTTATACCAAGGCTCTTATTTCAGCCGTGCCCTCCGCAGATTCTCTCGGTAAACCAAAGGGGGAGCGAATTATGCTTGAGGGTGATCCTCCAAGCCCGATCTCCTTGCCAAAAGGATGCCGTTTCGCAAGCCGTTGCCCTTTCGTTACCCCTGCCTGTGAGGAAGAGGCGCCGGCACTTCAAAATATATCACCTGAACATAGTGTTGCATGTTTGCGGGTTGATCCTGTCGGAAATTTTAACTAG
- a CDS encoding ABC transporter permease: MVKSLSKRIGNAVALLLAVLILNFTLIHIAPGDPVEVLAGEMGGATPELLAEIRASFGLDQPFHVQLLTYLGNVLQGDLGYSYYYDMPVTNLILERIGATLLLVVTALLFALFIGTALGIASAQKRNSFLSHLVTVISLAGFSAPVFWVGIMLILLFAVAIPILPVAGMVSADTPSGSFAYILDVARHLVLPVLTLASIYLAFYSRLSRASMLEVLESDYVRTARAKGLSRFLVVYKHALRNAILPVVTFAGLQFAQVISGAVLVETVFAWPGLGTLAFESILRRDSPTLLGILFFSALLVLIVNILIDITYRLIDPRISAK; this comes from the coding sequence ATGGTGAAATCATTATCCAAAAGGATCGGCAATGCGGTCGCGTTGCTGCTCGCGGTACTGATCCTCAATTTCACGCTTATCCATATAGCACCCGGGGACCCGGTTGAGGTATTGGCTGGAGAAATGGGCGGGGCGACACCCGAACTGCTCGCTGAAATTCGCGCCAGTTTTGGTCTAGATCAACCTTTCCATGTGCAGTTGCTAACATATCTTGGCAATGTTCTACAGGGTGACCTCGGCTATAGTTATTATTATGATATGCCGGTAACCAACCTGATATTGGAACGTATTGGCGCGACATTGTTGCTGGTTGTCACGGCTCTTCTATTTGCTCTCTTCATCGGAACAGCGCTCGGCATTGCTTCAGCTCAGAAACGCAATTCATTTCTCAGCCATTTAGTCACAGTAATATCGCTTGCCGGTTTTTCGGCGCCGGTTTTCTGGGTTGGTATCATGCTGATCCTTCTATTTGCGGTTGCCATTCCGATCCTTCCTGTAGCAGGTATGGTCTCCGCGGATACGCCGTCAGGGAGTTTTGCATATATTTTGGATGTGGCGCGACATCTCGTACTTCCCGTCCTCACGCTGGCTTCCATATACCTTGCCTTTTATAGCCGTCTTTCGCGGGCGAGTATGCTGGAAGTATTGGAGTCTGATTATGTCCGTACCGCCCGCGCAAAAGGACTGAGCCGTTTCCTCGTCGTCTATAAACATGCGCTTCGCAATGCGATCCTGCCAGTAGTGACATTTGCGGGTCTACAATTTGCGCAAGTCATCTCTGGCGCCGTGTTGGTGGAAACTGTCTTTGCTTGGCCTGGCCTCGGTACACTGGCATTTGAGTCAATATTACGACGTGATTCTCCTACTCTACTCGGTATATTATTTTTCTCCGCACTGCTCGTTTTGATCGTCAATATTCTCATTGATATTACCTATCGTCTGATCGACCCAAGGATTAGCGCAAAATGA
- a CDS encoding CobW family GTP-binding protein, translating into MTRRIPITLISGYLGAGKTTLINHLLSVSDGQRIAVLVNDFGAINIDTALIKEQTDQAISLTNGCVCCSITDDLGDALDAQASRDNPPDLVVLEASGVADPMRLARHAGNWPGFELDAIVTLLDAETVQMRAQDKFVGQLIHSQIKAGDILVLTKSDIVSDDRCQDLRDWIARLSPTVSLITVDAGKIDPALLLGPSSTKTVSQRMENPREADNIATYHWIPSSPINKQDMADCLSLLPPTVHRVKGFFFDQETKALTLLQRVGNRLTFDSAPKGAEAGLVLIATGNKCDLENEVKTIAENLKQLAETARQ; encoded by the coding sequence ATGACCAGGCGCATTCCAATCACCCTGATCTCAGGATATTTGGGGGCGGGCAAAACAACCCTTATTAATCATCTTTTATCTGTAAGTGATGGCCAGCGGATCGCTGTATTGGTCAATGATTTCGGCGCAATTAATATTGACACTGCTCTTATCAAGGAACAGACAGATCAAGCGATAAGCCTCACCAACGGATGCGTTTGCTGTTCAATAACGGATGATCTTGGTGACGCGTTGGACGCGCAAGCTTCTCGGGACAACCCGCCTGACCTGGTTGTTCTTGAAGCAAGTGGTGTGGCAGATCCTATGCGTCTCGCGCGACATGCTGGGAATTGGCCCGGTTTTGAATTGGATGCAATTGTTACATTGCTTGATGCTGAGACGGTTCAGATGCGGGCACAGGACAAATTCGTCGGGCAATTGATACATAGCCAGATAAAAGCTGGAGATATTCTTGTACTGACCAAATCAGATATTGTGTCAGATGACAGGTGTCAGGACCTTAGGGATTGGATTGCGAGATTATCTCCAACTGTTTCCTTGATCACGGTAGACGCCGGAAAAATAGATCCAGCATTGTTGCTAGGACCGTCCTCGACCAAAACCGTGTCCCAGCGAATGGAGAACCCTCGGGAGGCAGATAATATTGCCACTTACCATTGGATTCCCTCCTCCCCGATCAATAAGCAGGACATGGCAGATTGTCTTTCCCTTCTTCCGCCAACAGTCCATCGGGTAAAAGGTTTCTTTTTTGACCAGGAGACCAAGGCGCTAACACTCTTACAGCGAGTTGGCAATCGTCTCACTTTTGACAGTGCGCCGAAAGGAGCAGAAGCAGGACTAGTCTTGATCGCAACAGGGAACAAATGCGATTTAGAGAATGAAGTAAAAACTATTGCTGAAAATCTCAAGCAACTGGCCGAGACAGCGCGTCAGTAG
- a CDS encoding ABC transporter substrate-binding protein: MFKSNFMRPLSIIAPLAIAALLGAATAPLAEPQSGGTLNTTTTGYRTLNPGVQSGAATGVPGSQIFAGLVLIDEDYKATPYLAESWSVSDDNLSYSFKLVQGAKFHDGKPITSADVAFSLDTVKTNHPFGKAMFGNVASVETPDPSTVVFQLSAPIPGLLLSLEPLLMPILPKHVYGDGQEVKKHPRNMENVVGSGPFKVAENVPAERLVLVKNEEFFIKDRPYLDKLVFSVVKDSLTRVLMMEKGEIDYIGFSGIRPTDAERLEKTGNLTVTTEGYGAIGYIHYLELNLRDKPFNDRKVREALATAIDTNFIAKILFGGRTTVGTGPLHTGSVFYTSDVPSITADLDKAAKLLDEAGYPAGANGERFSFTLDIPSWAKQAHVPMAEYTQSQLGKIGVKVELRQAPDFGTWVKRISSFDYQATMNGSFNYPDPVIGVHRHFDCDNIRNVIWSNTQGYCDPAMDAMLDAAAVETDLDKRKATYAEIQRKAAEDLVFIYMPQDFTATVYSKKVGNPPASVFGPLAPWHEVYLKN; the protein is encoded by the coding sequence ATGTTCAAATCCAATTTTATGCGCCCATTGTCGATCATTGCCCCGTTGGCGATTGCGGCTTTGCTTGGCGCCGCGACGGCGCCTCTGGCGGAGCCTCAGTCAGGCGGCACTCTTAACACGACCACAACCGGTTACCGTACGTTGAACCCGGGCGTTCAGTCCGGTGCAGCGACCGGTGTTCCAGGTTCGCAGATTTTTGCCGGCCTTGTATTAATAGATGAAGATTACAAAGCGACTCCATATCTCGCTGAAAGCTGGAGCGTATCCGACGACAATCTGAGTTACAGTTTCAAGTTGGTTCAAGGTGCTAAATTTCATGACGGTAAGCCGATCACTTCTGCGGATGTTGCCTTTTCACTGGACACAGTGAAAACCAACCATCCGTTCGGAAAAGCCATGTTCGGAAATGTGGCCTCTGTCGAGACCCCAGATCCCAGCACGGTTGTCTTCCAGCTTTCTGCACCTATCCCCGGGCTGTTGCTCTCTTTGGAGCCGCTTTTGATGCCGATCCTGCCCAAACACGTATATGGTGACGGTCAGGAAGTAAAAAAACATCCACGCAACATGGAAAATGTAGTTGGATCCGGCCCTTTCAAAGTGGCAGAGAATGTGCCGGCTGAACGCCTCGTGCTGGTAAAAAACGAGGAATTTTTTATTAAAGACCGACCCTATCTCGACAAGCTGGTCTTTTCTGTCGTGAAGGACAGTTTGACCCGTGTCTTAATGATGGAAAAAGGAGAAATCGACTATATCGGTTTCTCAGGTATACGTCCGACGGATGCAGAGCGGCTTGAAAAAACCGGTAACCTCACGGTAACAACCGAAGGTTACGGCGCCATTGGGTATATTCACTATCTTGAGTTAAATTTGCGAGATAAACCCTTCAACGACCGCAAAGTGCGTGAAGCGCTGGCAACCGCGATAGATACAAATTTCATCGCGAAAATCCTGTTTGGTGGACGGACTACTGTCGGCACAGGCCCGCTTCATACAGGAAGCGTTTTCTATACAAGCGATGTCCCCAGCATAACAGCGGATCTCGACAAGGCGGCGAAGCTGCTTGACGAAGCCGGATATCCTGCTGGAGCAAATGGCGAGCGTTTTTCCTTCACCCTTGATATTCCAAGCTGGGCCAAACAGGCTCATGTTCCGATGGCAGAATATACACAATCTCAGCTGGGTAAAATCGGTGTGAAGGTTGAATTACGCCAGGCTCCGGATTTTGGTACCTGGGTAAAGCGGATCTCTAGTTTTGACTATCAGGCAACAATGAACGGCTCTTTCAACTATCCTGATCCAGTCATTGGAGTGCACCGTCATTTTGATTGCGACAATATTCGCAACGTAATCTGGTCCAATACGCAGGGCTATTGCGATCCAGCAATGGATGCGATGCTTGATGCCGCAGCCGTCGAAACTGATTTAGACAAGCGTAAGGCAACATATGCTGAAATCCAGCGTAAAGCTGCGGAAGACCTCGTCTTCATCTATATGCCGCAGGATTTTACCGCCACGGTTTACTCGAAAAAGGTGGGAAATCCGCCTGCGAGTGTATTTGGTCCTCTGGCGCCATGGCATGAAGTATATCTGAAAAACTAA